The nucleotide sequence TGGCGCGCACGTCCATCATGGCGGCGTAGGTGCGGAACACGCCACGCTGTTCCAGTTCCCCAAGGCTTCTGATGCCGGTGTGGACCATGGACTTGGCCAGGGGCTCCATGGTGTGCCACAGCTCAATAATGTTTTCGAGCTGCTCCAGGGCGTAGGCCAGGTTGCCGATGTTGCGCAGGAAGCGCTTGATCAGCATGAAGAGGTCTTCGAGCTGGAAGCCGGCTTCCACGGACCCCAGTTCCTTGAGCAGAATCTTGAATCCCGACTTCATGAGCGGGTTCATGTCATGGAACATCTCATTGCGTTCCAGACGGGCGACCCGCTGTTCTTTCAGCTCCGCCTCGATGGACTCAAGGCGTTCAAGAATGCGTTCCTCGGTGGTCATTGGACGCACCTCCCTACAGCGCGCAAGCGCCCATGCGCTTTTTGCCGGCCATGAACATCTGGGGCTCCAGCGGCAGTTCCTTGCCCTTGAGCATCAGGTTGAAATACACCCACTTGAACATCATCTTGCCGCAGTAGTTGAGGAAGGATTCTTCCAAAAGCGACAGCGGCCCGATGCCCGGGAACGGGAATTTGCCCGGCAGCGGCTCGATCTTGTAGTTGAAGTCGATGAGCACGGCCTTTTCGTAGCCCGAGACGATGAAGCAGTTGGAATGGCCGTCGAATTCCGGCAGGGGCTCCAGACCGTCGATCTCGCGCAGGATGTTCCCCACCACGATCTCGGACTCGAAGTGGGCCACCGAGCCGGCCTTGGAGGTCGGGACGTTGGTGGCGTCGCCGATGATGTACATGTTCTCGTATTTCTTGGACTTCAGCGTGTGGTGGTCGGTGTCCATGTAGCCCATGGGATCGCCGATGTCGCTGTCGATGATGACCTGGGAGCCGAAGTTGGGCGGGATGGAGATGAGCAGGTCGTAATCGAGTTCCTCGCCCTTGTGGGACTCGATGGTCTTCTTGTCGGCGTTGACCTGGGCGATCTCGAAGTTGGGCACGATCTTGATGTTTTTCTCTTCGCACATCCGGCCCAGGATCTCGGCGGCCACGGGCTTGGTGAAGGCGCCGGTCAGCGGGGTCACCAGCTCGATCTCGATGTTGCAGCGGCTGTCCTGGGTCATGAAGAACCAGTCGGCCAGGAACACGAACTCCAGGGGAGCCACCGGGCACTTGATGGGCATCTCGGCGATGTTGAGCACGAGCTTGCCTTTCTTGAAGTGCTTGAGCTTTTTCGCCAGGGCGATGGAGCCGTCCGGGGTGTAGAAGTTGTGGACGTCCTGTCCCCAGCCGTCGAGCATGCCGTCGATCTCGTCGGGCATGATGCGGCAGCCGGTGGCGACCACGATCCAGTCATAGGAGTGGGAGCCGCCCTTGCAGGTGACGACCTTCTTGACCGGATCGACGTTGGTGATCTCGTCCTGGACGAAATCGACGCCCGAGGGAATGAAGTCGGTCTGCGGCTTGATGCAGTCCTTGATGTCGTAGATGCCAAACGGCACGAAGAGCCAGCCCGGCTGATAGTGGTGCTGCCAGGTGCGGTCGATGATGGTGATCTTCCATTCCCGGGGATCGAGCTTCTTGCGGAGCTGGGTGGCCACCATGACGCCGCCGGCGCCCGAGCCAAGGATCAACAGCTTTTTCATCATTGCCTCGCTTTGAGGAGTTGTTGGTTGGGCAGGGTCGCGGCGCGTCGGTTGCGGCCGCGTAACCTGACCGCCTCCAAAGCAAGGGCTGGTCCAACTTGGCGTTTTCCCTGTAATGGGCTGATTTCGAAGGATTTGTCGGATTTCGGGGAGGCGGGCGGGGGTGCTCGGCCGGTGGGGGCTGGAGCAACAAAACTTGTCGCAAGTCTGGGGTTTGCTGCTAATCGGCTGGTAATATTTGATTTTTAATTCATACTGCCTTTGTCAGCAAATGTTGACGGTCAAGGGATGTTGTCGCGGGGCGGCGCGCGCCCTTGCCCGGCAGGAGATGGTGGCCTTCAGGACGCTCAGTCGCGGGACAGCCCGGGCTTGAGAGGTCACCGTAATGAGTGGCTCACGCCAATTTTTGCGGGTTCTTCACGAGGCAGCTGACGCAGGGCTGGCCTCACGACGGCCCCGAGCAGGCCTTGGCGGTTCGGGATGCTCCCTGGCGCAGGGACGGCCTGCCACGAAACAGGGACTGTCTGCTTCGGACAACACAAGGCAGGGGGCGGACCGCCAAACGGGACAGACGTCGTGCGAGACCGGCGACAAGGCGTAGCCCGACGGGATGACCCAAACGACAAACCGCCCGGCCCCTGGTTTGCCGTAGCAAGCCGGGGACGGGCGGCCGGTGGTTCTTGTGGATCAGGCGGGGGCCGCCGGGGACGGCAAGGTGGTGTTCCAGGCGTCGGCGCACCGCGTCGCCAAGGCCTCGCCGACGCGGCGCGGGCCGCCCCTGGCCTACGCCAGGAGCGTTGGGCCCTGGCGTTCCCGTCAGCGGGGCCGGGTGGCTTGCCGGCGGTCGTAGACGGCGCGGATGGCCCCTTCGAGTTCCTCGGTGGGGCAGGGCTTGAGCAGGTAATCGGCCGCGCCGCCGGCGATCATGGTCGAGGCGATGTCCACCGAGGCGTGGCCGGTGAGCACCAGCACCTCGGCTTCGGGGCAGGCGGCGCGCAAAAGCGGTAACGCGTCGGCCCCGGTCATGCCGGGCATTTTGACGTCCAGCACGATGACGTCGCAGGGGGCTTGGCCCAAAAGCTCCAGGGCGGCCGGGCCGCTGCCGGCCTCGCGCACGACAAAGCCGTGGCGGCCAAGCAGCTTGGCCAGGGTTTCGCGGAACCGTTCCTCGTCATCGACAATAAGGACGCGGATGGGGTCGGCCATGGGGTTCTCCGTGGCGAATTGGGGTTGGTCACAGCGGAAGGCTGACGGTGAAAACCGAGCCTTGGCCGACGGCGCTTTGGGCCGTGAGATTGCCGCCCAGGCGGGCGACGATGCCGTGGGACAGGGACAGGCCAAGGCCCGTGCCCTTGCCGGGGTCCTTGGTGGTGAAAAAGGGATCGAAGACCTTGGGCAGGTTTTCCGGGGGAATGCCGCAGCCGGTGTCGCGCACCTCGATGACGGCCCGGCCGTTTTGGCGGCCGGTGGCCAGGGTGATGGTCCCGCCTTCGGGAGTGGCGTGCAGGGCGTTGGTGAGGAGATTGAGGATGACCTGACGCAACAGCGGCACGTCGGTGCGAACAGGCGGCAGGGACTGGTCGTAGTCGCGCCGGATGGCCACGCCGCGCCCGGCGGCCTCGCGCTCGACCAGAACAGCCATGTCCTCGATGACCCGCTCCAGGGCTTCCTCCTGGAGCACGGGTTCCATCTTGCGGGCGAAATTGAGGAGCTTGTGGGTGATCTGGCGGCAGCGGGCTACCTGCTTGCCGACCTGGTCCAGGCAATCCTTGATTTCGGCCAGATCCTCCGGGGCCGGGCAGGCGTCCTGGCCATAGAGTTCCCGGGCCAGGTCGATTTCCTGGGTGATGATGGCCAGCGGGTTATTGATCTCGTGGGCAATGCCCGAGGACAGTTCGCCGATGGCGGCCAGCTTTTGGGAGTGCAGCAGCCTGATGTCGAGCTCGTGGAGCTCGCGTTCGCCACGCCGCACCCGCCGGGCCAGGGTCAGAGCCGAGCCGATGCAGATGGCTCCGGCGAAAAGGGCCAGCCCCACGCCGACCAGGGGCGGGGCGGCCAGGGCCGAGAGCACGGCCGCGCCGGCCAGCCCCGGGGCGAGCAGGGTATGGGGCCACAAGGGCGGCGCGTGGTCCCCGGGCAGCAGCCCGGGAGCGTCAGGCGTCGGCCCGGGATTCATTGAGCTTTTTGCGCTCATAGGCCTTCTTGGCCTTTTCCAGCAATTCCCCGAAGTCCACGGGTTTGAGCACGTAGTCGTAGGCTCCAAGGGACATGCCCTGCATGCCGGATTCCACCGAGGCGTGTCCGGTGAGGATGATGACCTCGACCAGGGGGTGGCGCTTCTTGATTTCCTGGAGCACGGCCAACCCGTCCATGCCGGGCATGCGCATGTCCAGGATGACCACGTCAAAGGGTTCGCGTTCCAGGAGCGCCAGGGCGTCGGGCCCGTTGCCGGCGGCGGTCACGGGAATCTGGCGGTAGGTGAACCGTTTGACCAGGGTTTCGATGAAGTCGGCCTCGTCATCCACGGCCAAGACGCGAAGTCCCATCAGTACCTCTCTCCAGGCGTTCGGGTGTTGCCAACCCGGCGTCGGGCTGCCTGTCTGTTGCATGGGTGATCCGGTCGGTTTCGGTTTGTCGGGGTCATCCGCCGCCCGACCTTGCGGTCCGGCGGAGGCCAGGCCGAGGTCCGCGCCGCGTGCGTCGCGGCGCGGACCCCGGCTCCGGGGCGCAAAACTCAGGAGGCCACGGGCAGGGTGATGCGGAACGTGGTGCCCTTGCCTTCCTCGCTGGCGACCTGGATGCGGCCGCCAAGCTTTTCAATGATGCTGTAGCTGATGGTCAGCCCAAGGCCGGTGCCTTCGCCGACCTTTTTGGTGGTGAAGAAGGGATCGAAGATCTTCTCCAGGGTTTCGCGCGGGATGCCGTTGCCGGTGTCGGCGATGGCAATTTCCACTTCCGGCGTGTCGGGCAGCTTGCGCGTGGCGATGGTGATGGAGCCGTTCTTGTCGATGGCGTCGATGGCGTTGTCGAGGATGTTGAGGAAGACCTGCTGGAGCTGGGAGGCGTCGGATTCGATGTGGGGCAGGTCGGCTTGGTAGTCGCGCACAAAGGCGATGCCCCGGAAGTTGGCCTCGTTTTCCAGAAACGACCGGGTCTGTTCCAGAAGCAGATTGACGTCGAGGTTCTCCTGGGTGGGCTCCATGCGCCGGGCGAACCCGAGCAGCCGGTGGGTGACGTCCTTGGCCCGGCGCACGTGGAACTCGATCTTGGCCACGGCGTCGGCGAATTCTTGGAAGTTGGGGGAGGCCTTGATGTCCTCCTCGCTTAAGAGATCGCGCATCCAGCCGGCCTTTTCCATGATGATGGCCAGGGGATTGTTGACCTCGTGGGCCACGCCGGCGGCCAGCTTACCCAGGGCGGCCATCTTGCTCGACTGGGTGAGCGAGGCGTCCAGGGTGGCTTTTTCCCGCTCGGCCCGGATGAGTTCGCGCACGGTGCCGTTGGCGATGAACACCGCGCCGATGACGATAAGCGTGCCGCCGCCGCACAGCAGCAAAATAAGGAGCCAGCGCGCCCGGTACAAGGGTAGCAGCTCCTCGCCCGGATCGTCCTTGATGACCAGCAGCCAGTCTTTGAGATTAAGCCAGGTCATGGCGTACAGCGACACCTCGCCGCCGATGGTCAGCTCGTCCACCCGGGTGCCGGAAAACCGGGGGATGTCCGGGAAGGGCACGGTGTCGAACATGTCGTGGCCAAAGCGCGGCTTGGTCTGGAGCACGTGCTGGGCGTTTAACAGGAAGGCGTCGCCGGACTTGCCGAGCTGCACCGTGCGCACCAGGGAATCGAAGATGTCGGAGTCGATGGCGGCGCGCAGGACCCAGGTTTTGTCGCCCTCGCGGCGGCTGACGGCGATATTGAAATGCGGGTATTTGCGAAAGCCCATGAACACGTCGCTGATGTGGATGCCCTTGGCCATGACCGTGCGGAACCAGTCCTCGCGGCTGTAGTCGATGCCGCGCAACTGGTAGGGGCCGACGTAGGAGACGCAGATACCGTTCTGGTCGATGACCTGCAGGTCGAGGAAAGACTTGCTGTGCAGCTGGAGCACGCCGAAAATGCGTTCGAGATACGCGTCGCCGGCCAGATCGGCGTAGGATTCGGTCAGGGCCAGGTTGGAAAGCTGGGCCACGCGTTCGGTCAGAAACAGGTCGATGGTGACTTTCTTGTTGTCGGCCAGATTGCGCAGGTTACCGTAGATCTTCTCGGTGTAGGTGTCGTAGAACTTGGCGTAGAGTCCAAGGCCCAGGCTTAACAGCGGAATAAAGGAAAAGGCCAGGGTGACGGCGATGAGCTTTAAGCGCAGCCGGCTGAGTTCGTCCTGAATCATGGCAGTGGCCTCGCGGGAATGGGGACGCATGGGGCACGATAGCCCAGGGAGTTCGCAATGCAAAGGGTCATGGGGCGGCCTCGAAAAGGGGCAGGGCAACCTCGACGCGGGCGCCCCGGCCGGGCAGGCCGTGGGCCGTGATGGCGCCGCCGTGGCGCTTGACCACGGCTCGGGCGGCGGCCAGGCCGATGCCCAGGCCCGGCATCTTGCCGGTGGTGACGTCGCCGAGCTGGAAAAATTTCTCAAAGACCGCTTCGCCCATGTCGGCGGGGATGCCCGGGCCGGTGTCTTCCACGGCGATGACGGCCATGCCGTCCCGCAGGCCGGCCCGGCAGGCGATATGCCCGTCCTTGGTGAATTTCACGGCGTTGGACAGGAGCTGGTCGAAGACGAAGACCAGCCGGTCCCGGTCGCCGCGAAGGGGCGGCAGGTCGCCGGGGATGTCGCGCACGAAAGCCAGGCCCTTGGCGTTTATGGCCGCCAGATAGGGGGCGGCCGCCCGGTCGACGATCTCGGCTACGGCCAGGGGCGTTTGGACCAGCGGCAGGTCGTCGGCGTCCAGGGCGGCCAGTTCCAGGACGTTGTCGATAAGCCCGGCGAGCTTTCGCCCTTCCTCCAGCATGATGGCCAGATTGTGGCGCAGGCGTTCGACCTCGGCGACAATTTCCAGGGAGTGGCCGGCCTCGGCCAACGGCCCGCGTTCCAGGCGCTTGCGCATGACCTGGGCGAAGCCGACCATGGAGGTCAGCGGGGTTTTGAACTCGTGGGAGACGAGGCTTAAAAAGTCGGTCTTGACCCGGCCCAGTTCCTCGGCCTGCTGCCGGGCGGCCTCGGCCTTGGCGGCCTGCTCGGCGGCTTCGCGTTCCTTGGCGGCCAGTTCGCGGATGGTGGCCAGCAGATGGCTTTCCATGGCCGCGATGTCGGCGGCCAGATCCCTGAATTCACCGGAATACTCGGTCGGATCAAGGTCGGCCCCCGCGCCCCGGACAAGCCGCCGGGCATGGCGGCGCAGACGCTCCAGGGGCGTGGCCACGGCCCGGAACAGTCCCCAGGCGGCCAGGGCGACCAGGACCAGGACGGCGGCCTGGATGCCGAAATCGAGCAGGTCCGTGACCCGGGCGATGGCGTTTCGCCGGGCTTCGTAGGCGGCGCGCAAGGCCTCGGTGACGGGCTCCAGGGCTCTGGCGGCGGACACGAAGCCGGCCGTGGCCGAACCGGCGTCTTCCAGGCGGCTGGCGTAGTCGCCAAGAGCGGCCAGATAGTCGCCTAAAACGCGCGCGGCGTCGCCGGACGGCGGACCGGCCGGCCCGCCGTCGCGCAGACGTTCGGCCTCGCGGGTCAGCCGCCGGAGGTTGTCTGCCGTGCCCGAGGCCAGCCAGCGTTTTTCCAGCCGGGCCAATCGGGCCACGGCGCCGGCCAGTTCGGGTTGGCTGTC is from Solidesulfovibrio magneticus RS-1 and encodes:
- a CDS encoding DUF1641 domain-containing protein, with the protein product MTTEERILERLESIEAELKEQRVARLERNEMFHDMNPLMKSGFKILLKELGSVEAGFQLEDLFMLIKRFLRNIGNLAYALEQLENIIELWHTMEPLAKSMVHTGIRSLGELEQRGVFRTYAAMMDVRAKVAAHYGPDDIAAMGDSFVALIGLLKKMSDPKMLELLDKLTDLPAGLDLAKAEPVGPLGMVKALGDPDLKRGIGVALELAKGLGKLSEAAPR
- a CDS encoding type III sulfide quinone reductase, selenoprotein subtype produces the protein MKKLLILGSGAGGVMVATQLRKKLDPREWKITIIDRTWQHHYQPGWLFVPFGIYDIKDCIKPQTDFIPSGVDFVQDEITNVDPVKKVVTCKGGSHSYDWIVVATGCRIMPDEIDGMLDGWGQDVHNFYTPDGSIALAKKLKHFKKGKLVLNIAEMPIKCPVAPLEFVFLADWFFMTQDSRCNIEIELVTPLTGAFTKPVAAEILGRMCEEKNIKIVPNFEIAQVNADKKTIESHKGEELDYDLLISIPPNFGSQVIIDSDIGDPMGYMDTDHHTLKSKKYENMYIIGDATNVPTSKAGSVAHFESEIVVGNILREIDGLEPLPEFDGHSNCFIVSGYEKAVLIDFNYKIEPLPGKFPFPGIGPLSLLEESFLNYCGKMMFKWVYFNLMLKGKELPLEPQMFMAGKKRMGACAL
- a CDS encoding response regulator, whose product is MADPIRVLIVDDEERFRETLAKLLGRHGFVVREAGSGPAALELLGQAPCDVIVLDVKMPGMTGADALPLLRAACPEAEVLVLTGHASVDIASTMIAGGAADYLLKPCPTEELEGAIRAVYDRRQATRPR
- a CDS encoding sensor histidine kinase; translated protein: MSAKSSMNPGPTPDAPGLLPGDHAPPLWPHTLLAPGLAGAAVLSALAAPPLVGVGLALFAGAICIGSALTLARRVRRGERELHELDIRLLHSQKLAAIGELSSGIAHEINNPLAIITQEIDLARELYGQDACPAPEDLAEIKDCLDQVGKQVARCRQITHKLLNFARKMEPVLQEEALERVIEDMAVLVEREAAGRGVAIRRDYDQSLPPVRTDVPLLRQVILNLLTNALHATPEGGTITLATGRQNGRAVIEVRDTGCGIPPENLPKVFDPFFTTKDPGKGTGLGLSLSHGIVARLGGNLTAQSAVGQGSVFTVSLPL
- a CDS encoding response regulator, translated to MGLRVLAVDDEADFIETLVKRFTYRQIPVTAAGNGPDALALLEREPFDVVILDMRMPGMDGLAVLQEIKKRHPLVEVIILTGHASVESGMQGMSLGAYDYVLKPVDFGELLEKAKKAYERKKLNESRADA
- a CDS encoding sensor histidine kinase, whose product is MIQDELSRLRLKLIAVTLAFSFIPLLSLGLGLYAKFYDTYTEKIYGNLRNLADNKKVTIDLFLTERVAQLSNLALTESYADLAGDAYLERIFGVLQLHSKSFLDLQVIDQNGICVSYVGPYQLRGIDYSREDWFRTVMAKGIHISDVFMGFRKYPHFNIAVSRREGDKTWVLRAAIDSDIFDSLVRTVQLGKSGDAFLLNAQHVLQTKPRFGHDMFDTVPFPDIPRFSGTRVDELTIGGEVSLYAMTWLNLKDWLLVIKDDPGEELLPLYRARWLLILLLCGGGTLIVIGAVFIANGTVRELIRAEREKATLDASLTQSSKMAALGKLAAGVAHEVNNPLAIIMEKAGWMRDLLSEEDIKASPNFQEFADAVAKIEFHVRRAKDVTHRLLGFARRMEPTQENLDVNLLLEQTRSFLENEANFRGIAFVRDYQADLPHIESDASQLQQVFLNILDNAIDAIDKNGSITIATRKLPDTPEVEIAIADTGNGIPRETLEKIFDPFFTTKKVGEGTGLGLTISYSIIEKLGGRIQVASEEGKGTTFRITLPVAS
- a CDS encoding sensor histidine kinase; the encoded protein is MALSVKGKLQALCAVIVAGFALVFVVDILESRYTERTLALERLAVTARIEALEMRRQEKNFFLRHDPEALAAVRRHQEAAMAAIEAIRADDPDHDPLSDAALARLRAYHDGFEAIAGVSGDPEAADPTARYLDSSQALERLADSQPELAGAVARLARLEKRWLASGTADNLRRLTREAERLRDGGPAGPPSGDAARVLGDYLAALGDYASRLEDAGSATAGFVSAARALEPVTEALRAAYEARRNAIARVTDLLDFGIQAAVLVLVALAAWGLFRAVATPLERLRRHARRLVRGAGADLDPTEYSGEFRDLAADIAAMESHLLATIRELAAKEREAAEQAAKAEAARQQAEELGRVKTDFLSLVSHEFKTPLTSMVGFAQVMRKRLERGPLAEAGHSLEIVAEVERLRHNLAIMLEEGRKLAGLIDNVLELAALDADDLPLVQTPLAVAEIVDRAAAPYLAAINAKGLAFVRDIPGDLPPLRGDRDRLVFVFDQLLSNAVKFTKDGHIACRAGLRDGMAVIAVEDTGPGIPADMGEAVFEKFFQLGDVTTGKMPGLGIGLAAARAVVKRHGGAITAHGLPGRGARVEVALPLFEAAP